A DNA window from Pedomonas mirosovicensis contains the following coding sequences:
- the secG gene encoding preprotein translocase subunit SecG: MMTFLLVVHSLIAVALVTVILLQRSEGGALGIGGGGGGLMTARGAANLLTRATAILAGLFILTSIGLAFLAKIERGAPSEIDQLLQQGTTTTAPATPGQNAPTTPATPEQQPAQTLPNLPSVPVGD; the protein is encoded by the coding sequence ATGATGACCTTTCTGCTCGTCGTCCACAGTCTGATCGCGGTTGCGCTGGTGACCGTCATTCTGCTTCAGCGTTCCGAGGGCGGCGCCCTTGGTATCGGTGGCGGTGGCGGCGGCTTGATGACCGCGCGTGGCGCGGCCAACCTGCTGACGCGCGCAACGGCGATCCTGGCGGGCCTGTTCATTCTGACCTCGATCGGCCTGGCGTTCCTCGCCAAGATTGAGCGGGGGGCTCCGTCGGAAATCGACCAGTTGTTGCAGCAGGGTACGACGACGACCGCTCCGGCCACCCCCGGCCAGAACGCGCCGACGACCCCGGCAACCCCGGAACAGCAGCCCGCCCAGACGTTGCCCAACCTTCCGTCCGTTCCGGTCGGAGACTAA
- the tpiA gene encoding triose-phosphate isomerase: MRRPLIAGNWKMNGLAASIAELEAMIAGVAQASERIDTAICPPFTLVAAFAAKATGSRIQIGGQDCHPKASGAHTGDTSAEMLADAGANLVIVGHSERRADHGEANEVVNAKAQAAWRAGLTAIICVGETEAERDAGRTLDVVGGQIVGSVPEGATAASTVIAYEPVWAIGTGRTPTVAEVADVHAAIRHQLVERFGAEGEGMRVLYGGSVKPSNAAELLSIENVDGALVGGASLKAQDFLGIVAGVKA, translated from the coding sequence ATGCGGCGACCGCTGATCGCAGGCAACTGGAAAATGAACGGGCTGGCGGCATCCATCGCCGAGCTGGAGGCGATGATCGCAGGCGTCGCGCAGGCCTCCGAGCGAATCGATACGGCCATCTGTCCGCCCTTTACCCTGGTTGCCGCCTTTGCCGCCAAGGCCACCGGCAGCCGTATCCAGATCGGCGGGCAGGACTGCCACCCCAAGGCCAGCGGCGCGCACACCGGCGACACCTCCGCCGAAATGCTGGCGGATGCGGGCGCAAACCTGGTGATCGTCGGCCACTCCGAGCGGCGCGCCGACCACGGCGAGGCCAACGAAGTCGTCAATGCCAAGGCCCAGGCCGCCTGGCGGGCCGGGCTCACCGCCATCATCTGCGTCGGCGAGACGGAAGCGGAGCGCGACGCAGGCCGCACCCTCGACGTGGTAGGCGGACAGATCGTGGGCTCGGTGCCCGAAGGCGCGACGGCCGCCAGCACCGTGATCGCCTACGAGCCGGTATGGGCCATCGGTACGGGCCGCACCCCGACCGTCGCGGAAGTGGCGGACGTGCATGCCGCCATCCGCCACCAGCTGGTCGAGCGCTTCGGCGCGGAAGGCGAGGGGATGCGGGTGCTCTACGGCGGCTCGGTGAAGCCGTCCAACGCCGCCGAGCTGCTGTCCATCGAAAACGTGGATGGCGCGCTGGTGGGGGGCGCGAGCCTTAAAGCGCAGGATTTCCTTGGCATCGTTGCCGGGGTGAAGGCCTGA
- a CDS encoding peptidyl-prolyl cis-trans isomerase, translated as MLATIRKALSSWVVVGLLALLVAAFVLTSVQDPFSLGGGARLAKVGGQTISTNEFVQQFERIFRMEQRDRPEMTRADAVRAGADRQVLSLLITSSAFQDFAEETGVAAGPRNLSNAIRSNQAFQIAGQFDQATYEGVLAQNNMHKKDFQRMLAAELARDQFIKTVSLAPVVPERLTNAYVTLLQEARTASIAVVPSEKYAGSIGAPDDKALEAFYQDNIQSYTVPEMRSFKYILLSPEVVEPTIKLTDADLKTYYDEHADQYAGAEKRTLQQLLLADEATARKAYERISKGEDFVAVAADVGGFSKSDLNLGEMSRQQLAKDTSEAAASAAFGLPEGTVSSPVQSELGWHLFRTTKITKVEGRPFTTVKDEIAQTLRHERALDRIYEVSRQVEDALANGDDLEAIGKTYNLPVVSVPSVTRVGLDKNGQPIQMAPQAKEMLGHVFDQRPDEDPTVNELDKDTYYVSKVETVTPPTPRPLAEIKPQVTAAWRASEMEKKAKAAADAIVAAVKGGQALAAAAQKQGIQAPRPLTVRRIDAMQQGAQLPPPVRAMFTIQKGDIQAIPAPGGQGFFIVKVDNIETKPGADAVMLKVATQQEIQGSAGTELAAAFAQAVRSDVGVRINEAAFGQVRSQLLSGSAE; from the coding sequence ATGCTCGCAACAATTCGCAAAGCGCTTTCCTCCTGGGTCGTCGTCGGCCTTCTCGCCCTGCTCGTGGCGGCCTTCGTGCTGACCAGCGTGCAGGATCCCTTCTCCCTCGGCGGGGGCGCGCGGCTTGCGAAGGTGGGCGGCCAGACCATTTCCACCAATGAATTCGTCCAGCAGTTCGAGCGGATCTTCCGCATGGAACAGCGCGATCGCCCCGAGATGACCCGCGCCGACGCCGTGCGCGCCGGGGCCGACCGCCAGGTGCTGTCGCTCCTGATCACCTCCTCGGCCTTCCAGGACTTCGCGGAAGAGACTGGCGTTGCCGCCGGCCCGCGCAACCTGAGCAATGCGATCCGCTCCAACCAGGCGTTCCAGATCGCCGGCCAGTTCGACCAGGCGACCTACGAGGGCGTGCTTGCCCAGAACAACATGCACAAGAAGGACTTCCAGCGCATGCTGGCGGCCGAGCTGGCCCGCGACCAGTTCATCAAGACGGTCTCTCTGGCGCCCGTCGTGCCGGAGCGCCTCACCAACGCCTATGTCACGCTGTTGCAGGAAGCCCGCACCGCCTCCATCGCCGTGGTGCCGTCCGAGAAGTACGCCGGCAGCATCGGCGCGCCCGACGACAAGGCGCTTGAGGCCTTCTACCAGGACAACATCCAGTCCTATACCGTGCCCGAGATGCGGAGCTTCAAGTACATCCTCCTCAGCCCGGAGGTTGTGGAGCCGACCATCAAGCTCACCGATGCCGACCTGAAGACCTATTACGACGAGCATGCCGACCAGTACGCTGGAGCCGAGAAGCGCACGCTCCAGCAATTGCTGCTGGCCGACGAGGCAACGGCCCGCAAGGCCTATGAGCGGATCAGCAAGGGCGAGGATTTCGTCGCCGTGGCGGCCGATGTTGGCGGCTTCTCGAAAAGCGACCTCAACCTTGGCGAGATGAGCCGCCAGCAGCTGGCCAAGGATACGTCCGAGGCGGCGGCTTCGGCGGCCTTTGGCCTGCCGGAGGGCACGGTGAGCAGCCCGGTCCAGTCGGAACTCGGCTGGCACCTGTTCCGCACCACCAAGATTACCAAGGTGGAAGGCCGTCCGTTCACGACGGTGAAGGATGAAATCGCCCAGACCCTGCGCCACGAGCGCGCGCTTGACCGCATCTACGAGGTAAGCCGCCAGGTGGAGGACGCGCTGGCGAACGGCGATGACCTCGAGGCCATCGGCAAGACCTACAACCTGCCCGTCGTCTCGGTGCCGAGCGTGACCCGCGTCGGCCTCGACAAGAATGGCCAGCCAATCCAGATGGCCCCGCAGGCCAAGGAGATGCTGGGCCATGTGTTCGATCAGCGCCCGGACGAAGACCCGACGGTCAACGAGCTGGACAAGGACACCTACTACGTGTCCAAGGTCGAGACGGTCACCCCGCCGACCCCGCGTCCGCTGGCCGAGATCAAGCCGCAGGTGACCGCCGCCTGGCGCGCCAGCGAGATGGAAAAGAAGGCGAAGGCCGCGGCCGATGCCATCGTCGCCGCCGTCAAGGGTGGCCAGGCGCTGGCCGCCGCCGCGCAGAAACAGGGGATCCAGGCGCCCCGCCCGCTCACGGTTCGTCGGATCGATGCCATGCAGCAGGGCGCGCAGCTGCCGCCGCCGGTGCGCGCCATGTTCACCATCCAGAAGGGCGACATCCAGGCCATCCCGGCTCCGGGCGGCCAGGGCTTCTTCATCGTCAAGGTGGACAACATCGAGACCAAGCCGGGCGCGGACGCCGTCATGCTGAAGGTCGCCACCCAGCAGGAAATCCAGGGCTCGGCCGGCACGGAACTGGCCGCCGCCTTTGCCCAGGCCGTCCGTTCGGACGTGGGTGTTCGTATCAACGAGGCCGCGTTCGGCCAGGTTCGCAGCCAGCTGCTCTCGGGCAGCGCGGAGTAG
- a CDS encoding divergent polysaccharide deacetylase family protein has product MAAISSILRTTARSTARAIAARISLPYAERDVFLDNDITAAAIERQLAETESLARRYGSAIAIGHPHAQTLKVLEAWLPKAREKGFDLVPVSAIIATRGSPLWRLARDRKGSARS; this is encoded by the coding sequence ATGGCGGCTATTTCCTCGATTCTGCGCACCACGGCCAGATCCACCGCCCGCGCCATTGCCGCGCGGATCAGCCTGCCCTACGCGGAGCGGGACGTATTTCTCGATAACGACATCACGGCTGCCGCTATCGAGCGACAGCTGGCGGAGACGGAAAGCCTGGCCCGGCGCTATGGCAGCGCCATCGCCATCGGCCACCCGCACGCCCAGACTCTCAAGGTGCTGGAAGCCTGGTTGCCCAAGGCACGGGAAAAGGGGTTCGATCTGGTGCCGGTCAGCGCCATCATCGCCACGCGCGGCTCACCCCTGTGGCGGCTGGCGCGGGACCGGAAGGGCTCCGCGCGGAGTTAG
- a CDS encoding divergent polysaccharide deacetylase family protein, protein MPDAGDVADPAVNVEADGGLTEGEAPRRWTRRAIAGGLALTAGGLAFGLWPRPERAGKGSRVVPLTPPRRPEPAPRPAPTDLRPEEMASVSPEATAPPQTEAILPEGEKAPPLKPLKTPPGGRPQIAIVIDDLGLRHAESRRAVDLPGPLTLAFLPYGQSIAALSERARANGHEVIVHLPMEPEGRSDPGPEALRLGLGAGELEKRLTWNLAHVPGHVGVNNHMGSAMTENAAAMELVLGRLRQDGGYFLDSAHHGQIHRPRHCRADQPALRGAGRISR, encoded by the coding sequence TTGCCCGATGCCGGGGATGTGGCCGATCCGGCCGTCAACGTCGAGGCGGACGGTGGTCTGACGGAAGGCGAGGCGCCGCGCCGCTGGACCCGGCGCGCCATCGCGGGCGGGCTTGCGCTGACGGCGGGAGGCCTGGCGTTTGGTCTCTGGCCGCGCCCCGAGCGGGCCGGCAAGGGCAGCCGGGTGGTGCCGCTGACGCCGCCGCGCCGGCCTGAACCCGCGCCAAGGCCCGCGCCCACGGATTTGCGGCCTGAAGAAATGGCAAGCGTATCGCCGGAAGCAACGGCTCCCCCGCAGACGGAGGCGATTCTGCCGGAAGGGGAAAAAGCGCCGCCACTGAAGCCGCTGAAGACGCCGCCGGGCGGCAGGCCGCAGATTGCGATTGTCATTGATGATCTTGGCCTGCGACATGCGGAGAGCCGCCGGGCTGTCGACCTGCCTGGGCCGCTGACGCTGGCCTTTCTGCCCTATGGCCAGTCGATCGCCGCGCTGAGCGAGCGGGCGCGGGCCAATGGCCACGAGGTAATCGTCCACCTGCCCATGGAGCCGGAAGGGCGATCCGACCCCGGTCCCGAGGCTCTGCGGCTTGGCCTTGGCGCGGGTGAGCTGGAGAAGCGGTTGACCTGGAACCTGGCCCACGTGCCGGGGCATGTGGGCGTCAACAACCACATGGGCAGCGCGATGACCGAGAATGCGGCGGCCATGGAACTGGTGCTGGGGCGGCTGAGGCAGGATGGCGGCTATTTCCTCGATTCTGCGCACCACGGCCAGATCCACCGCCCGCGCCATTGCCGCGCGGATCAGCCTGCCCTACGCGGAGCGGGACGTATTTCTCGATAA
- a CDS encoding anthranilate synthase component II — protein sequence MIVVIDNYDSFTYNLVHYLGELGAETSVIRNDQASVDEVLALRPHGILLSPGPCTPNEAGICLALIEKAAGAVPILGVCLGHQSIGQAFGGRVIRAPQVMHGKRSAVWHTGQGIFAGLPKPFQATRYHSLIVERENLPECLEITAETEDGIIMGLQHRELPIHGVQFHPESIATEAGHQLLGNFLALCGLPVRQVAA from the coding sequence ATGATCGTTGTTATCGATAACTATGATAGTTTCACGTACAATCTTGTCCATTACCTGGGCGAGCTTGGCGCTGAAACCTCCGTCATCCGGAACGATCAGGCCAGCGTGGATGAAGTCCTGGCGCTTCGTCCGCACGGGATTCTGCTGTCGCCCGGCCCCTGCACCCCGAACGAGGCGGGCATCTGCCTTGCTCTGATCGAGAAGGCCGCAGGCGCAGTTCCTATCCTTGGCGTCTGCCTTGGCCACCAGTCCATCGGCCAGGCGTTCGGCGGCCGGGTCATACGCGCGCCCCAGGTCATGCACGGCAAGCGCTCGGCCGTGTGGCACACCGGCCAGGGCATATTCGCGGGATTGCCCAAGCCCTTCCAGGCCACGCGCTACCATTCGCTTATCGTGGAGCGTGAAAACCTGCCGGAATGCCTTGAAATCACAGCAGAAACGGAAGACGGAATCATCATGGGCCTGCAACACCGGGAGTTGCCCATCCACGGGGTGCAATTCCACCCTGAAAGCATCGCCACCGAGGCCGGCCATCAGCTGCTCGGCAACTTCCTCGCCCTGTGCGGCCTGCCTGTCCGCCAGGTGGCGGCATGA
- the trpD gene encoding anthranilate phosphoribosyltransferase: protein MSALLADFQAILSRLAAGEALEDNQSAAAFDAIMAGNVAPAVVGAFLMGLKMRGETAADLVAAAGAMRRRAIPVAAPAGSIDTCGTGGDGLFTLNVSTAAAIVTAACGVKVAKHGNRSATSRSSSAGVLEALGVVIGREPAHVERCLAELGITFILANAHHPAMKAVAEIRRALKVPTIFNLVGPLTNPAKVTRQVIGVYAEKWLDPMAEAIGRLGAQRAWIIFGAGGMDELSLAGPSVVAENRGGHVTRFTIVPEELGLTTAPIEAIRGGDAEHNAAAMRRMLTGEPGAYRDTVILNAAAALVVGDKASTLAEGVAQATAAIDSGKAVGLLDRWIYMTKQN from the coding sequence ATGAGCGCGCTGCTTGCCGATTTCCAGGCCATCCTGAGCCGCCTGGCTGCTGGAGAGGCGCTGGAGGACAACCAGTCCGCCGCCGCTTTTGACGCCATCATGGCGGGCAATGTTGCCCCGGCCGTGGTCGGCGCGTTTCTTATGGGGCTCAAGATGCGCGGGGAAACCGCGGCCGATCTGGTGGCCGCCGCCGGGGCCATGCGCCGCCGCGCCATTCCCGTGGCTGCGCCGGCCGGCTCCATCGATACCTGCGGCACGGGCGGCGACGGCCTGTTCACTCTCAACGTCTCCACCGCTGCCGCCATCGTTACCGCCGCTTGCGGGGTCAAGGTCGCCAAGCACGGCAACCGGTCGGCCACGTCCCGGTCGTCCTCGGCCGGGGTATTGGAAGCGCTGGGCGTCGTCATCGGTCGCGAACCCGCCCATGTGGAGCGCTGCCTGGCAGAGCTGGGCATCACCTTCATTCTCGCCAATGCCCACCACCCGGCGATGAAGGCAGTGGCGGAGATCCGCCGCGCCCTCAAGGTGCCAACCATCTTCAATCTCGTTGGCCCGCTCACCAATCCCGCGAAGGTTACGCGCCAAGTCATTGGCGTCTATGCTGAAAAGTGGCTCGACCCCATGGCCGAGGCCATTGGCCGACTGGGCGCCCAGCGCGCCTGGATCATCTTTGGCGCGGGCGGCATGGATGAGTTGTCCCTCGCCGGCCCGTCCGTCGTGGCGGAGAACCGGGGCGGCCATGTCACCCGCTTCACCATCGTGCCGGAGGAGCTGGGGCTGACCACCGCTCCCATCGAGGCCATTCGCGGCGGCGATGCCGAGCACAATGCGGCAGCGATGCGCCGGATGCTGACGGGCGAGCCGGGGGCTTACCGCGATACCGTGATCCTGAACGCGGCGGCAGCCCTGGTCGTTGGCGACAAGGCTTCTACCTTGGCGGAAGGCGTTGCCCAGGCAACCGCCGCCATTGACAGCGGCAAGGCGGTCGGGCTTCTCGACCGTTGGATTTACATGACGAAGCAGAACTGA